TGGAACGGCGCGCAGCTGGTCGGCAACTACCCCGTCTCCATCCCGATCAACGGCATGGCGCTCAACATCACCTGCACGTCGTACGCCGGCAACATGGGCTTCGGCCTCACCGGCTGCCGGCGCACCGTCCCGCACCTGCAGCGCCTGCTCACCTTCCTCGACGACGAGCTCGCGGCGCTGGAGAAGGCGGCCGGCGTGGACTGACGTCCCGTCCCGACGCGCCCGGCGGACCGGGCTGCTCGACGACCAGGGCCGTGAACCCGCCGCCGACCCGCTCGGCCACGGCCTGCAGGCGGGCGCGGGTGATCGACGAGACGGTCGGGTGGCCGGCGAGCTCGGCGTTGGAGCCGGGGCGGGTGGGCTCGGCGGAGTTCACCGACAGGCAGGTACGACGCCCGCCGTCGGCCGCGTTCGCGAGGGCGACCGCGTGCCCGGTGGTGCCGGACCCGGCGAAGTAGTCGAGGACCCGGGCGTCGTCGGGCATGGTGCCGATCACCCGCAGCAGCAGGCCTGTGGGCTTCGGGGACTCGAAGACGTGGCCGACCAGGTCCTTGAGCTCGGCGACGGCGGTGTCGGTGGAGCCGACCTCCTCGGCGAGCCAGATGGTCGGCAGCTTCTTGCGGCGCCCGCCGACCGGGTGGCGCCAGTCGCGCTGGTAGACGTCGACCCGTGCGCCCCGGGTCCCGCGCACGACCCGGCACTCGAGGTCGTCGGGCCGCTCGTCGATCCGCGGCCGGGACCAGCGCCACACGGCCGGCGTACCGTCCCCGAAGACCGGCTTGATCTCCTCGGCT
This genomic interval from Nocardioides kongjuensis contains the following:
- a CDS encoding DNA methyltransferase; the protein is MASEPGPWNTFVEGDNLDVLATLPEASYDLIYLDPPYNTGNDFAYHDDFKGARGAGAAGRHAAWAAYLRPRIEAGHRVLADTGALFVSIDDHEVAHLRLLLDEVYGEANFLAQVVVNLNPKGRQLGKGFATSHEYLLVYAKDAARCVLDATSEATVVESDFPVEAPDGRRYRRLPLRNTNKRFNPLSTPTLHFPVWGDPVTGRVATTPFEGAEEIKPVFGDGTPAVWRWSRPRIDERPDDLECRVVRGTRGARVDVYQRDWRHPVGGRRKKLPTIWLAEEVGSTDTAVAELKDLVGHVFESPKPTGLLLRVIGTMPDDARVLDYFAGSGTTGHAVALANAADGGRRTCLSVNSAEPTRPGSNAELAGHPTVSSITRARLQAVAERVGGGFTALVVEQPGPPGASGRDVSPRRPPSPAPRARRRGR